A section of the Nitrospirota bacterium genome encodes:
- a CDS encoding adenylate kinase, which produces MRLVLLGAPGAGKGTQAKKLIEKYGIPQISTGDILRKAVADGTPLGKEAKSYMDKGELVPDKVVIGLIEERLKQGDTKKGYILDGFPRNTAQAETLDRMLNDMGMPLDFALSVDVPKNDLLKRLTGRRTCKNCQQMYNIYFSPSKKENVCDKCGGELYQRDDDKEETIKKRLDVYESQTAPLINYYAKKGKLKSVMGVGSIEEIFRKVCAAIAK; this is translated from the coding sequence ATGCGGCTTGTTCTACTTGGTGCACCTGGGGCTGGAAAAGGAACGCAGGCTAAGAAACTAATAGAAAAATATGGAATTCCTCAGATTTCAACAGGTGATATCCTGAGAAAGGCTGTGGCTGACGGTACCCCGCTTGGGAAAGAGGCGAAGTCCTACATGGATAAAGGTGAGCTCGTCCCGGATAAAGTTGTCATAGGGCTGATTGAGGAAAGGCTGAAGCAGGGTGACACTAAAAAGGGCTATATCCTCGATGGTTTTCCGAGGAATACAGCCCAGGCAGAGACACTCGACAGGATGTTAAATGACATGGGGATGCCCCTTGATTTCGCTTTGAGTGTTGATGTCCCTAAGAATGACTTACTAAAGAGACTCACAGGTAGAAGAACCTGCAAAAATTGCCAGCAGATGTATAATATCTATTTTTCTCCATCCAAAAAAGAAAATGTATGTGATAAATGTGGTGGTGAGCTCTATCAGAGGGACGATGATAAAGAAGAGACAATCAAAAAAAGGCTTGACGTATACGAGTCTCAGACCGCTCCACTTATTAATTATTACGCCAAAAAGGGGAAGCTTAAATCTGTTATGGGAGTAGGAAGCATAGAGGAGATCTTTCGCAAGGTCTGTGCAGCAATAGCAAAATAG
- a CDS encoding XTP/dITP diphosphatase: MDIVLATRNRKKIEEIKRILCLPLRIFTLDDFPECPEVEETGDTFEANAVKKATTVSRYTGMPAIADDSGLEVYALNRAPGVLSARYAGEGADDRENIEKLQHEMRSFGDDKRGARFVCCITLVSPDGSTNTFYGYAEGRVGREPRGFNGFGYDPVFYPEGHNRTFAEMSDDEKDAISHRAMALRELHRYLLGKTKYQESV; this comes from the coding sequence TTGGATATAGTCCTTGCTACAAGAAACAGGAAGAAAATCGAAGAGATAAAAAGGATTCTCTGTTTGCCATTGAGAATATTTACGCTCGATGACTTCCCTGAGTGTCCTGAAGTGGAAGAAACAGGAGATACATTCGAGGCTAATGCTGTTAAAAAGGCGACAACTGTTTCAAGATATACAGGCATGCCTGCTATTGCTGATGATTCGGGACTTGAGGTGTACGCGCTGAACAGGGCTCCTGGCGTATTGTCTGCGAGGTATGCGGGTGAAGGTGCGGATGACAGAGAAAACATCGAAAAACTGCAGCATGAGATGCGTTCATTTGGTGATGATAAAAGAGGGGCAAGGTTTGTTTGCTGTATAACTCTGGTATCACCTGACGGCAGCACAAACACATTCTATGGATATGCCGAAGGCAGGGTAGGGAGAGAGCCGAGAGGCTTTAATGGTTTTGGCTATGACCCTGTATTTTATCCCGAAGGCCACAACAGGACATTTGCCGAGATGAGCGATGATGAAAAAGATGCAATCAGCCACAGGGCAATGGCATTAAGAGAGCTTCACAGGTATCTCTTGGGGAAAACAAAATATCAAGAGTCGGTATAG